One genomic window of Medicago truncatula cultivar Jemalong A17 chromosome 1, MtrunA17r5.0-ANR, whole genome shotgun sequence includes the following:
- the LOC25484254 gene encoding rho-N domain-containing protein 1, chloroplastic, whose protein sequence is MSQTVHLVVANNVGCGMPEDKCFPCSRGFGRTTVAYSCTSLGRRRIHSHAKIGGLKYGSTAASFVCEARRNSDFSRQNNRHGSSRGRNRNDDGRDIFENFEEEDMLSSKNGPLVSYNSGKFQATSSPGPREKEIVELFRKVQARLRERAAVKEENKVETRRGHVKEQSAVDSLLNLLKKHSVEQGKRSNGEDNGKDLNSDQSQESNQYNGRQNSKFSDSGAPKGESREADVASSARPRSVFQRKSPVPRVRYQPVSNNVADTNAVPIGTEDNENIHDQLDSKLDDEPEPKFESDIDLDTKDETSVPEFSDDDSDDSEQTYNNEGVDEHVVVQNEDLNALKMSELRALAKSRGMKGFSKMKKGDLVELLTEN, encoded by the exons atgtcgCAAACCGTTCATCTCGTCGTCGCCAACAACGTTG GTTGTGGAATGCCAGAAGACAAGTGTTTCCCGTGTTCACGTGGTTTTGGAAGAACAACTGTTGCATATTCATGCACTTCTCTAGGTCGTCGTAGAATTCATTCTCATGCCAAAATTGGAGGACTAAAGTATGGTTCAACGGCTGCATCTTTTGTATGTGAAGCAAGGAGGAACTCAGATTTCTCAAGGCAAAACAATAGGCATGGGTCGTCAAGAGGCAGAAATAGGAACGATGATGGGAGAGATATCTTTGagaattttgaagaagaagatatgTTATCTTCAAAAAATGGACCATTAGTATCGTATAATTCAGGGAAATTCCAGGCCACTTCATCCCCTGGCCCCAGAGAGAAGGAGATTGTTGAATTATTTAGGAAAGTTCAAGCTCGGTTGCGTGAGAGGGCCGCTgttaaagaagaaaacaaagttGAAACACGCCGAGGGCATGTTAAAGAGCAAAGTGCTGTAGATTCCCTCCTCAACCTATTGAAGAAACACTCTGTTGAGCAAGGAAAGAGAAGTAATGGAGAGGACAATGGAAAAGACCTTAACTCTGACCAATCGCAAGAAAGTAACCAATACAATGGAAGACAAAACTCTAAATTTTCTGATTCAGGTGCTCCAAAGGGCGAGTCTCGAGAAGCCGACGTTGCTTCTTCGGCTCGGCCTCGGTCAGTTTTCCAAAGAAAGTCTCCTGTTCCACGTGTTAGGTACCAGCCTGTCTCTAATAACGTGGCTGATACTAATGCAGTACCAATAGGTACTGAAGATAATGAGAACATTCATGATCAATTAGATTCGAAACTTGATGACGAGCCAGAACCTAAATTTGAGTCTGACATTGATCTTGATACAAAGGATGAGACGTCCGTCCCTGAATTTTCAGATGATGATTCTGATGACTCTGAACAAACCTATAATAATGAGGGTGTGGATGAGCATGTAGTGGTTCAAAATGAGGATTTGAATGCACTGAAGATGTCTGAATTAAGGGCACTTGCAAAGTCTCGTGGCATGAAAGGGTTCTCCAAAATGAAGAAGGGAGATCTCGTGGAGCTACTAACTGAGAACTGA